From a single Arachnia propionica genomic region:
- a CDS encoding MFS transporter: MRNLEYRKLWVGNAASNLSDGLVFIAMPLIATTLSKDPFVISGLTVAYTVPRIGVVLGIGVMIDRYDRRHLLYVANLLRFLAYGALAILLVKGAVNLPLLYVIYAAVALVETISDTAVFSVLPSIIPAKELDRVNSQITGTQLVIDEFVGPPLGGFLFAVTAALPIGASSFACGVASLAFFLLRGPYRGSEAGAERTSIWNDLSTGLAWLHTNEIVAGLVAISGLASVAYSLPFSFLVVFAQRVLRLDSGGYGLMMSFSALGGLLGSFVSPRLRQRFGYGTSIVLALFLGAVSITICGATSNTFVAAIAMAAYICHAVIWSVLAGSVRQKIIPQDLLGRIGSAGRLLSYLGFATGAAAGGWMAATLDLRVPFYLSGLCFLGCVAISVRLYGAIRAWESAQDETAVTE; encoded by the coding sequence GTGAGGAACCTTGAATACCGCAAGCTGTGGGTCGGGAATGCAGCATCCAATCTCAGCGATGGACTGGTATTCATCGCCATGCCCCTGATTGCTACTACGCTGAGCAAAGACCCGTTTGTCATCTCCGGCCTGACTGTTGCCTACACGGTTCCCCGAATCGGTGTGGTGCTCGGTATCGGCGTCATGATCGACCGTTATGATCGCCGTCATCTGCTGTACGTGGCGAATCTCTTGCGATTCCTCGCCTACGGTGCTCTCGCCATCCTGTTGGTCAAAGGTGCCGTGAATCTACCCCTTCTCTACGTCATCTACGCCGCAGTGGCGCTGGTCGAGACCATATCCGACACTGCAGTGTTCTCTGTGCTCCCTTCAATCATTCCGGCCAAAGAACTCGATCGAGTGAATTCGCAGATCACCGGCACTCAGCTCGTCATTGATGAATTCGTTGGGCCCCCGTTGGGAGGTTTCCTGTTCGCGGTGACCGCCGCATTACCCATTGGGGCTAGTTCCTTTGCCTGCGGCGTCGCATCCCTGGCCTTCTTCCTCCTACGGGGACCGTACCGAGGCAGTGAGGCCGGTGCGGAACGTACATCCATCTGGAACGATCTGAGTACGGGCCTGGCGTGGCTCCACACAAACGAGATCGTTGCTGGTCTGGTCGCGATCAGCGGGCTAGCGAGCGTCGCCTACAGCCTGCCGTTTTCGTTCCTCGTTGTTTTCGCTCAACGCGTCCTCAGGCTGGATAGCGGAGGCTACGGACTCATGATGTCTTTCTCGGCGTTGGGCGGGCTCCTGGGGAGCTTCGTTTCGCCGCGGCTCCGTCAGCGATTCGGGTACGGCACCAGCATCGTCCTGGCTCTGTTTCTGGGGGCTGTCTCGATCACCATCTGCGGAGCCACTTCGAACACCTTCGTTGCAGCAATAGCGATGGCCGCGTACATCTGTCATGCGGTGATCTGGAGTGTGCTCGCAGGCTCGGTTCGACAGAAGATCATTCCGCAGGACCTGTTGGGACGAATCGGGTCTGCGGGACGGCTGCTGAGCTACCTTGGCTTTGCGACCGGGGCGGCTGCGGGCGGGTGGATGGCTGCAACACTGGATCTGCGGGTCCCGTTCTACCTGTCTGGGCTGTGTTTCCTGGGCTGCGTAGCGATTTCGGTTCGTCTCTACGGCGCGATTCGCGCCTGGGAGAGTGCTCAAGACGAGACGGCCGTCACGGAATGA
- a CDS encoding EXLDI protein: protein MPRRTIYVSENDQELFERAAQEPGGLSPTVAIALNEYMARAVLRNEGMEVIDLTIDDNGVSHKVRFTGRKLLRLEEKVANGVRVRFAYLTKQNRYAIHEKIIADPADWEGQGERLWCDPLTWTHSFWIRSDRTLEVYDTLDQLREKDPDLADRVAAAQKTPPLEELDI, encoded by the coding sequence ATGCCACGACGAACGATCTACGTCTCGGAGAACGATCAAGAGCTCTTCGAGCGTGCCGCACAGGAACCCGGGGGCCTGTCCCCCACCGTCGCCATCGCCCTGAACGAATACATGGCCAGGGCGGTGCTGCGCAACGAGGGGATGGAGGTCATCGACCTGACCATCGATGACAACGGCGTCAGCCACAAGGTCCGTTTCACCGGTCGGAAGCTGCTTCGTCTGGAGGAGAAGGTCGCCAACGGGGTCCGTGTCCGGTTCGCCTACCTCACCAAACAGAACCGCTACGCCATCCACGAGAAGATCATCGCCGATCCAGCCGACTGGGAGGGGCAGGGAGAACGCCTCTGGTGTGACCCCCTCACATGGACCCACAGTTTCTGGATCCGCAGCGACCGCACCCTGGAGGTCTACGACACACTCGACCAGCTGCGCGAGAAAGACCCGGACCTGGCCGACCGGGTCGCCGCCGCCCAGAAGACCCCACCCCTCGAGGAACTCGACATCTAG
- a CDS encoding response regulator transcription factor → MIRVLLVDDQPLIRTGFKTILETEPGIEVVGEAGDGAQGVELALDLRPDVVCMDVQMPRMNGIEATRELTSRGCGSAVLILTTFDRDDFLFETLQAGASGFLLKTAEAEKLIEAVQILGRGEGLLSPQVTRRVIERFTAPQQEPHCPGGASTGVLTEREHDTLLHLARGLSNAEIASEMFVSPETVKTHVSNILTKLGLRDRINAVIWAYENGLILRSN, encoded by the coding sequence ATGATCCGGGTCCTGCTGGTCGACGACCAGCCCCTCATCCGCACCGGCTTCAAGACCATTCTGGAGACCGAGCCCGGCATCGAGGTGGTGGGCGAGGCGGGCGACGGCGCCCAGGGCGTCGAGCTGGCCCTCGACCTGCGCCCCGACGTGGTCTGCATGGATGTGCAGATGCCTCGGATGAACGGGATCGAAGCAACCCGCGAGCTCACGTCCCGGGGCTGTGGCTCAGCTGTGTTGATCCTGACCACCTTCGACCGCGACGACTTCCTGTTCGAGACCCTCCAGGCGGGTGCGTCGGGGTTCCTGCTGAAAACCGCGGAGGCCGAGAAACTCATCGAGGCCGTGCAGATCCTGGGGCGCGGCGAGGGGTTGCTGTCGCCGCAGGTCACCCGCCGGGTCATCGAACGCTTCACCGCACCCCAGCAGGAACCCCACTGCCCCGGCGGCGCATCAACTGGAGTATTGACGGAACGCGAACACGACACCCTGCTGCACCTGGCACGGGGCCTCAGCAACGCCGAGATCGCGTCCGAGATGTTCGTCAGCCCCGAAACCGTCAAGACCCACGTGTCCAACATCCTCACCAAGCTGGGTTTGCGCGACCGCATCAACGCAGTCATCTGGGCCTACGAGAACGGCCTCATACTCCGGTCGAACTGA
- the purD gene encoding phosphoribosylamine--glycine ligase, with protein MTTVLLLGSGGREHALGRALVADPSVQLHAAPGNPGLAGIGTLHAVDPSDPAAVVALARRIGGDLVVVGAEAPLVAGVADAVQEAGIDCFGPSAAAAELEGSKAFAKEVMRAAGVPTADARVCATPDEVAAALDAYGPPYVVKNDGLAAGKGVVVTPDRAAALAHAEACGKVVIEEFLDGPEVSLFAICDGATAVPLLPAQDFKRVGDGDAGPNTGGMGAYCPLPWAPDGLVEEVMTRVIVPTLTEMRGRGTPFTGLLYAGLALTGRGVRVVEFNVRFGDPETQAVLALLETPLAGVLRAAARGELAGLPPLRWRDGAAVVVVEAARGYPGIPVGGGCIELPADTDRAWTVHAGTITIEGRLVASGGRVLGIVGLGEDLDQARDRAYDHLSRVNFPDGFHRTDIGIPH; from the coding sequence GTGACCACTGTTTTGCTCCTCGGCTCTGGGGGGCGTGAGCACGCCCTGGGCCGCGCTCTCGTCGCCGATCCCTCCGTCCAGTTGCACGCCGCCCCCGGGAATCCGGGACTGGCCGGGATCGGAACCCTGCACGCCGTCGATCCCTCCGATCCCGCAGCCGTTGTCGCACTGGCCCGGCGGATCGGGGGCGATCTGGTGGTCGTGGGAGCTGAGGCGCCCCTGGTGGCGGGGGTGGCCGACGCCGTCCAGGAGGCAGGCATCGATTGCTTCGGTCCGTCCGCGGCAGCCGCCGAACTGGAGGGCTCCAAGGCCTTCGCCAAGGAGGTGATGCGAGCCGCCGGGGTGCCAACCGCCGATGCCCGCGTGTGCGCGACACCTGATGAGGTCGCTGCCGCCCTCGACGCCTACGGTCCGCCGTATGTCGTCAAGAACGACGGCCTGGCGGCTGGCAAGGGGGTCGTCGTCACCCCCGATCGTGCCGCCGCCCTGGCGCACGCCGAGGCCTGCGGGAAGGTGGTGATCGAGGAGTTCCTCGACGGGCCGGAGGTGTCGTTGTTCGCGATCTGTGACGGCGCCACCGCGGTGCCGCTGCTGCCCGCCCAGGACTTCAAACGCGTCGGCGACGGCGATGCCGGCCCCAACACCGGCGGCATGGGGGCCTACTGTCCACTGCCGTGGGCCCCGGACGGGCTTGTCGAGGAGGTCATGACCCGAGTGATCGTCCCGACACTGACCGAGATGAGGGGCCGCGGCACGCCCTTCACCGGACTGCTGTACGCGGGACTGGCCTTGACCGGTCGCGGGGTGCGGGTGGTGGAGTTCAACGTCCGGTTCGGCGATCCCGAGACCCAGGCCGTCCTGGCGTTGCTAGAGACCCCCCTCGCCGGTGTGCTGCGCGCCGCGGCCCGCGGCGAACTGGCCGGCCTGCCGCCGCTGCGGTGGCGCGACGGCGCCGCCGTGGTGGTCGTCGAGGCGGCGCGGGGCTACCCCGGCATCCCGGTTGGGGGAGGATGCATCGAGCTGCCCGCCGACACCGACCGCGCATGGACGGTGCACGCCGGGACAATAACGATCGAGGGGAGACTCGTCGCATCCGGGGGGCGGGTGCTGGGGATCGTCGGGCTGGGAGAGGACCTCGACCAGGCCCGCGACCGCGCCTACGACCACCTGTCGCGGGTGAACTTCCCCGACGGCTTCCACCGCACCGACATCGGCATCCCACACTGA
- a CDS encoding ABC transporter permease yields MNTQTPARPSFWSTVGIVAKREIVVRCMSKSFIISTLIILAIMFFAVVFTPQLGKLMSGGTTTVAATADLAPKLSNLPHTTVIEVADQDAARNAVLSEEANAAVVPDASNPLGIEVLALRDAPASLLSSLSVSPNVQLLDPNTPHPTLRYFLGLGFGMVWLMAVVLFGMGIANSVVEEKQTRIVEILLASVSSKALLTGKIIGNSAAALAQILAIAATVIGGLAINGSVLPVADMVWPIVWFVVLFMFGFVMIAALYAATAALVSRTEDLNTALQPLSWLVMLPYFGIIVGNSNPLAMTVMSYIPFSAPVAVPVRIFLGQSAGWEPFASLALLILTTVAAVWLAARIYDRGLLRTGKPLKWREALTAAS; encoded by the coding sequence GTGAACACCCAGACCCCCGCCCGTCCGAGCTTCTGGAGCACCGTCGGTATCGTCGCCAAACGAGAAATCGTGGTGCGGTGCATGTCGAAATCGTTCATCATTTCGACCCTCATCATCTTGGCCATCATGTTCTTCGCCGTCGTTTTCACCCCCCAGCTCGGGAAACTCATGAGCGGTGGCACCACCACGGTCGCCGCCACTGCCGACCTTGCCCCAAAGCTCAGCAACCTGCCACACACCACAGTGATCGAGGTCGCGGACCAGGACGCGGCGCGCAACGCCGTGCTCTCCGAGGAAGCGAACGCCGCCGTGGTTCCGGACGCATCAAACCCGCTGGGAATCGAGGTGTTGGCGCTGCGGGACGCCCCGGCCAGCCTGCTCTCGTCTCTGTCGGTGTCCCCGAACGTTCAACTGCTCGATCCCAACACGCCGCATCCCACCCTTCGCTATTTCCTGGGACTTGGTTTCGGCATGGTGTGGTTGATGGCGGTCGTACTTTTCGGCATGGGTATTGCCAACTCGGTGGTCGAGGAGAAACAGACGCGCATCGTCGAGATCCTGCTGGCCAGCGTCTCCTCGAAGGCACTGCTCACCGGGAAGATCATCGGCAACTCCGCCGCGGCACTCGCGCAGATCCTCGCCATCGCGGCCACCGTCATCGGGGGACTGGCGATCAACGGCAGCGTCCTGCCGGTGGCGGACATGGTGTGGCCCATCGTGTGGTTCGTCGTCTTGTTCATGTTCGGCTTCGTCATGATCGCGGCCCTGTACGCGGCGACCGCCGCGCTGGTCTCCCGCACTGAGGACCTCAACACCGCGCTGCAACCCCTCAGCTGGCTCGTGATGCTGCCTTATTTCGGCATCATCGTCGGCAACAGCAATCCCCTGGCCATGACGGTGATGAGCTACATCCCGTTCTCCGCCCCGGTCGCCGTTCCGGTACGCATCTTCCTCGGCCAAAGCGCCGGCTGGGAGCCGTTCGCCTCACTGGCCCTGCTCATCCTCACCACCGTCGCAGCGGTCTGGCTCGCGGCCCGGATCTACGACCGCGGCCTGCTTCGCACCGGCAAACCCCTGAAGTGGCGAGAGGCCCTCACCGCCGCCTCGTGA
- a CDS encoding helix-turn-helix transcriptional regulator — protein sequence MGVVFSLRAVTRVQGGGLWREAVGEVIRGQRVKHGERLADVARRAGLSPQYLSEVERGLKDPSSEMLHAITGAMGLEVPELARQAADALEQVVADSGAQLMT from the coding sequence ATGGGCGTTGTGTTTTCGCTGAGAGCGGTAACTCGGGTGCAAGGCGGTGGCCTGTGGCGTGAAGCCGTCGGGGAGGTGATCCGAGGTCAGCGTGTCAAGCATGGTGAGCGTCTCGCTGATGTGGCAAGGCGAGCTGGGCTCTCTCCACAGTACCTGTCAGAGGTCGAACGTGGGTTGAAAGATCCCTCGTCGGAGATGCTGCACGCAATCACCGGAGCGATGGGGCTCGAGGTTCCGGAGCTTGCACGACAAGCAGCAGATGCCTTGGAACAGGTTGTGGCGGACTCGGGTGCGCAGCTCATGACTTGA
- a CDS encoding sensor histidine kinase gives MASRALPENWLRQDLIVTAVAVAAGCLMAWLTFVLGSTTFATPIETQLIGCLLLPLPLIWRRSHPLASGIAVNALYIALVNTTGMDLFASQVTLFLSFYSIGAWSARRGAALAARSVISIAMGLSVCLNILVNLGSAKLNVQFASASTLAALFAFFLMINLSFFAGAWVFGDRAWQQALERQELVEANRNVKALQAELISRAIEEERLRIARELHDVVAHHVTTMSVQAAATRRLLGRDPEHTETSLKQIEASARQAVNDLRSMVFTLRETDATEEGLPTVEDIPGLVESARLAEARVSYETIGELPNLSPAVELTLYRVAQEALTNAAKHAGPTASVAVRLRSRKDSVELEVSDDGFGMRRNIPGTGTGLTGMRERVTALGGSLEAGSKPRGGFRVRAEIPMARATA, from the coding sequence ATGGCTTCACGCGCACTGCCCGAGAACTGGCTGAGGCAGGACCTGATCGTCACCGCCGTGGCCGTGGCGGCGGGATGCCTGATGGCCTGGCTGACCTTCGTCCTGGGGTCAACGACCTTCGCCACCCCCATTGAGACACAGTTGATCGGTTGCCTGCTGCTCCCTCTTCCCCTGATCTGGCGGCGAAGCCACCCGCTGGCCTCCGGGATTGCTGTCAACGCGCTTTACATAGCCTTGGTCAACACCACCGGGATGGATCTCTTCGCATCCCAGGTCACGCTTTTCCTGTCGTTCTACTCGATCGGGGCATGGTCGGCCCGACGCGGGGCGGCTCTCGCCGCCCGGAGCGTCATCAGCATCGCCATGGGATTGAGTGTCTGCCTGAACATACTGGTCAACCTGGGGTCGGCGAAACTGAACGTGCAGTTCGCTTCCGCCAGCACCCTGGCGGCGTTGTTCGCCTTCTTTCTGATGATCAACCTCTCCTTCTTCGCGGGCGCCTGGGTCTTCGGTGACCGGGCCTGGCAGCAGGCTTTGGAGCGGCAGGAACTGGTCGAGGCCAACAGGAACGTCAAGGCGCTGCAGGCCGAGCTGATCAGCCGCGCTATCGAGGAGGAAAGGCTCCGGATCGCGCGTGAGCTGCACGATGTCGTCGCCCATCACGTCACCACCATGTCGGTGCAGGCCGCGGCCACCCGGCGCCTGTTGGGCAGGGACCCGGAGCACACCGAGACATCACTGAAGCAGATCGAGGCCAGCGCGCGACAGGCGGTAAACGACCTGCGCTCGATGGTGTTCACTTTGCGGGAGACCGACGCGACGGAGGAGGGTCTGCCAACCGTGGAGGACATACCGGGCCTGGTGGAATCCGCGCGCCTGGCGGAGGCGCGCGTCAGCTACGAGACGATCGGGGAGCTTCCCAACCTCAGCCCCGCGGTGGAGCTGACCCTCTACCGGGTCGCGCAGGAAGCCCTCACCAACGCCGCCAAGCACGCCGGCCCGACCGCCAGCGTCGCCGTTCGCCTGCGCTCCCGGAAGGATTCCGTGGAACTGGAGGTCTCGGACGACGGTTTTGGGATGCGGCGCAACATCCCGGGTACCGGCACCGGACTGACCGGGATGCGGGAGCGGGTGACGGCCCTCGGGGGCAGCCTCGAGGCCGGTTCGAAACCCCGAGGTGGTTTCCGGGTGCGAGCCGAGATCCCGATGGCGAGAGCGACCGCATGA
- the purB gene encoding adenylosuccinate lyase, producing MSVPNVLATRYASAQMRDIWAPEAKVVAERRLWLAVLRAQRDLGVDFGGGDPDEVIAAYEAVTGEVNLESIAARERVTRHDVKARIEEFNALAGHEHVHKGMTSRDLTENIEQYQVLSSLCVIRDRAVAALAQLARLAVAWAEQPLTGRSHNVAAQITTLGKRFATAADELLVAYRRLEELIARYPARGIKGPVGTAQDMLDLLGGDAGRLAELERRVTSELGFEAVLTSTGQVYPRSLDYDVVTALAQTSAAPSNVATTIRLMAGLELVTEGFKEGQVGSSAMPHKMNTRSCERVNGLSVILRGYVSMIGELAGDQWNEGDVSCSVVRRVALPDAFFALDGLFETFLTVLADFGAFPEVIAAELDRYLPFLTTTKVLMAAVRRGVGREEAHEAIKEHAVAVALEMRHGMRTNDLLDRLAADPRLRLTRDELGALVTDPLDLAGTAEAQVGRIAEEVAKITATHPEAAAYRPGAVL from the coding sequence ATGAGCGTCCCCAATGTGCTGGCCACCCGTTACGCCTCCGCGCAGATGCGCGACATCTGGGCGCCCGAGGCAAAGGTGGTTGCCGAGCGCCGGCTCTGGCTGGCGGTGCTGCGCGCCCAACGTGACCTGGGTGTCGACTTCGGGGGGGGCGATCCCGACGAGGTGATCGCCGCCTACGAGGCGGTCACAGGCGAGGTGAACCTCGAATCCATCGCGGCCCGCGAACGCGTCACCCGCCACGACGTCAAGGCCCGGATCGAGGAGTTCAACGCCCTCGCCGGCCACGAACACGTCCACAAGGGCATGACCTCGCGCGACCTCACCGAGAACATCGAGCAATACCAGGTCCTGTCCTCGCTGTGCGTGATCCGCGACCGCGCCGTCGCCGCCCTGGCGCAACTAGCCCGGCTGGCCGTCGCATGGGCCGAGCAGCCGCTGACCGGTCGTTCCCACAATGTCGCGGCCCAGATCACCACCCTGGGCAAACGGTTCGCCACCGCCGCCGACGAGCTGCTGGTGGCGTACCGGAGACTGGAGGAGCTCATCGCCCGCTACCCGGCGCGCGGGATCAAGGGGCCGGTCGGAACCGCCCAGGACATGCTCGACCTCCTCGGTGGCGACGCAGGCAGGCTGGCCGAGCTGGAACGCCGGGTCACCTCCGAGCTGGGTTTCGAGGCCGTTCTCACCTCCACGGGACAGGTGTATCCGCGTAGCCTTGACTACGACGTCGTCACCGCCTTGGCGCAGACCTCCGCGGCCCCGTCGAACGTGGCCACCACCATCCGCCTGATGGCGGGTCTCGAATTGGTCACGGAGGGGTTCAAGGAGGGACAGGTCGGCAGCTCCGCCATGCCCCACAAGATGAACACCCGCTCCTGCGAGCGCGTCAACGGGCTGTCGGTGATCCTGCGCGGCTACGTCTCCATGATCGGTGAGCTGGCCGGGGACCAGTGGAACGAGGGCGATGTCTCCTGCTCGGTGGTGCGGCGGGTGGCGCTGCCCGACGCGTTCTTTGCGCTCGACGGGCTGTTTGAGACTTTCCTCACCGTGCTCGCCGACTTCGGGGCTTTCCCCGAGGTGATCGCCGCCGAACTGGATCGCTACCTGCCCTTCCTGACCACCACGAAGGTGCTGATGGCGGCGGTGCGCAGGGGAGTGGGTCGCGAGGAAGCCCACGAGGCCATCAAGGAACACGCGGTCGCCGTCGCACTGGAGATGCGCCACGGCATGAGGACCAACGACCTCCTCGACCGCCTCGCCGCCGACCCCCGCCTCAGGCTGACTCGTGACGAACTGGGCGCTCTTGTCACCGATCCCCTCGACCTGGCAGGCACCGCCGAGGCGCAGGTGGGGCGGATAGCGGAGGAGGTCGCGAAGATCACGGCGACCCACCCGGAGGCGGCCGCCTATCGTCCGGGGGCCGTGCTGTAG
- a CDS encoding NAD-dependent epimerase/dehydratase family protein, with protein sequence MDILLLGGTGFLGREVACQLMTAGHSVTCVARGSGQVPAGAVLIKADRDQPDSLEPVAGRDWGAVIDVATQPSHARRAAQRLTAKHWVYVSSGSAYTHFDATATTEMAEVHDALEAEVMGDMSQYGPAKVACEEAYRDHHKALTIIRPGLIGGNGDWTGRSGYYPWRFAHPTGNDVLVPDATQPTAILDVADLAGWIVHCVVNKICGTFNIGGEATTLGEVYAHCVAITGSSAQARVVDDTMLLKHGVRPWMGPRSLPLWIPDPALRYMSILDCSKAKLQGFSTRRVEETLAAAQRYEESRQDVRQAGLSDDEERELRNLIS encoded by the coding sequence ATGGACATTCTCTTGCTCGGCGGTACTGGTTTCCTAGGGCGCGAGGTTGCGTGCCAACTAATGACTGCTGGGCACTCGGTCACGTGCGTGGCGCGAGGTTCTGGTCAAGTTCCTGCCGGTGCAGTGCTCATCAAAGCGGATCGAGACCAGCCCGATTCGCTGGAGCCGGTTGCTGGACGAGACTGGGGTGCGGTAATCGATGTGGCTACTCAACCCAGTCATGCACGACGTGCAGCCCAGCGACTGACTGCCAAGCACTGGGTTTATGTCTCCTCGGGGAGTGCCTACACCCACTTCGATGCGACAGCGACGACGGAAATGGCCGAGGTCCACGATGCTCTTGAGGCCGAAGTCATGGGAGACATGAGTCAGTATGGGCCGGCAAAGGTGGCGTGTGAAGAAGCGTACCGAGACCACCACAAAGCGCTCACGATCATCCGTCCCGGTCTGATTGGTGGCAACGGCGATTGGACTGGACGATCCGGCTACTACCCTTGGCGGTTTGCTCATCCCACAGGGAATGATGTCCTGGTCCCCGACGCCACCCAGCCGACGGCGATCTTGGATGTGGCAGACCTCGCCGGCTGGATTGTTCACTGTGTGGTGAACAAAATCTGTGGAACGTTCAATATCGGGGGAGAGGCCACAACGCTTGGTGAGGTTTATGCTCACTGCGTAGCCATCACAGGAAGCTCCGCACAGGCTCGTGTTGTTGATGACACGATGCTCCTGAAGCACGGGGTCCGACCTTGGATGGGGCCGCGTTCCCTTCCGCTCTGGATTCCTGACCCCGCGCTTCGATACATGAGCATCCTCGACTGCAGTAAAGCGAAGCTGCAGGGTTTCTCCACCAGACGCGTGGAAGAGACTCTTGCAGCTGCACAGCGTTACGAGGAGAGCCGTCAGGACGTGAGACAGGCCGGCCTCAGCGATGATGAGGAACGAGAGCTCCGCAACCTCATCAGCTAG
- a CDS encoding ABC transporter ATP-binding protein, translated as MISVRNVHRFFGDKHVLNDVSFDIRPGLMTGFVGGNGAGKTTTMRIILGVLAANEGQVLVDGQPMNADQRATIGYMPEERGLYPKMKIIDQLVYLAQLHGSDAAEARRYGLELLERLQLNGKPTDTLESLSLGNQQRVQIAAALIHRPNALVLDEPFSGLDPDSVDITVDVLREVAATGAPVLFSSHQLDVVERLCDQLVIISRGEIRANGTRAELQAANAGNEWDLETSTDTGWVRDLVPVVEFDGGYVRFQAPDEETANRVLAAALERGTVHTFGRVTRSLHEIYKEMAQ; from the coding sequence ATGATCAGCGTACGGAACGTTCACCGGTTCTTCGGTGACAAGCATGTGTTGAACGATGTCTCCTTCGACATCAGGCCCGGCCTCATGACGGGTTTCGTCGGCGGCAACGGAGCCGGCAAGACCACGACCATGCGGATCATCCTGGGCGTGCTGGCGGCCAATGAGGGACAGGTCCTGGTCGACGGCCAGCCCATGAACGCCGATCAGCGCGCCACCATCGGCTACATGCCGGAGGAACGCGGCCTCTACCCCAAGATGAAGATCATCGACCAGCTCGTCTACCTGGCCCAGCTGCACGGCAGCGACGCCGCCGAGGCGCGCCGCTATGGCCTGGAGCTGCTGGAGCGTCTCCAGCTCAACGGCAAACCCACCGACACCCTGGAGTCGCTGTCGCTCGGCAATCAGCAGCGGGTGCAGATCGCCGCGGCCCTCATCCACCGGCCCAACGCGCTGGTTCTTGACGAACCGTTCTCCGGTCTCGACCCGGATTCGGTGGACATCACCGTCGACGTGCTCCGTGAGGTCGCAGCCACGGGCGCCCCCGTCTTGTTCTCCTCGCACCAGCTCGACGTGGTGGAGCGGCTCTGCGACCAGCTCGTGATCATCTCCCGGGGCGAGATCCGTGCCAACGGCACCCGCGCCGAACTCCAGGCCGCCAACGCCGGAAACGAGTGGGATCTCGAGACGAGCACCGACACCGGCTGGGTGCGCGACCTCGTCCCGGTGGTCGAATTCGACGGCGGCTACGTCCGGTTCCAGGCACCCGACGAGGAGACCGCCAACCGCGTCCTGGCCGCTGCCCTGGAACGCGGCACCGTCCACACATTCGGGCGCGTGACCCGCAGCCTGCACGAGATCTACAAGGAGATGGCCCAGTGA